The DNA region CTGGGTCCCCAGGTTCTCACTGACAGCAAGAGAAAgaccaggaggggcctgaggTGCAGGACCAAGGACATCTCCCTTGGTGCCTGAAAGAGGGGGTTGAAGGTAGAACATCAGGACTGCTGACCCCAAAGGTTTCCACACCCCCAAGATTTTTAAGAGACCCAGTAGCATCCCCTAGAACACAAACAAGAGCAGAGGGAAAACATGGCTTCCTAGAGCCCCGCAAACTCCAGAATGATTCCTCCCAAGCCTCATACGCACAACCCCTGTGTACTGGGCAGCATCGCCCTTAGGGCGGGCCCTCTCCTCTATGAATACGGTAGCCTGGCCCCTCGCTAAGTCATGAACATGCTGGCCCTTACCTACCAAGACAGAAATGTGCCCCTTGCACACTCACACTCAGGACTTCCCAGGACTCCTACATGCTGGACTGCACGGCACCTCCTTGCACATGTGTCTCTGCACACTCATGCCCACAGAAAAGACATGCACGGCACCTTCCTGCACTCCCCACATGCTCACAACCCCAGGAGCCCACCCAACCCTTGTGCGTGCCCCAGGCCGTGCACACTCACCCTTAGGGCCTCACCCTGACAACCACCTCCCCTCAGTTCCTGGAACTCACACCACCCTCATGCAATCTCCTTTCTACACCCTGCACATTCCTGGTCGCCTGAATGCTGGGAGCTCGACCCACACTCACATACatacccacacactcacacacacgcgcgcacacacatgctcacacacaacAATTACCCCACGGTCCCTGGACCCCCAGCTTCCGCAGCTGAGGGCTGCACGGCCAGACGGGCCCGGTGGAAGTTGGTGGGGAAAGATGAGCTCTGGCTGTCCCGATGGAAGAAGCCACACTGGGACGTAAGGGAGGAAGGGAGCAGAAGAGGTGGAGGATGGGAAGACTGAGGAAGGATGGGCGCCTCTACCTCTGCCTTGTCCCCCTTCCATGGGAGCAGGAAGCAGAGATTCTGGAGCCAGTTTCTCGGAGGCATCAATCCCCCCTAAGAATGGCAAGGTCCCCAACAGTCTGGATGCCCAGAGGCCTAGTCCACTGATGACTCACATTTGCCAGAGGGTGTGCTTGGTCCTGGGGAGGCCCCAAGGGCATGCATGGCTCCAAATGGCCCAGATGTGGCATGTGGTTCAGGGGATGACTGCTGGTGATGGACGTGATTCTCTGTACTGCCACGCGCATGAACGGGCTTTTAATGTGGAGCCCCAGGCGCACACGTGATTCTGGCTACACTCTGTGTGTATGAGAATGGCTCCAGGTAGAGCCTGGTATGTGGAGGTTCCGAGTTCAGTCCTGGCAACAGTCCCCTGCAGGCAGTTCTCCACACTGCTTGGCTTTCTTGGCCACAGTTTCCTTCCCAGCCTTACCCACCATGCTCTAGTTAATTCAGACCACACTTCCCTGCCTCCATGGCTTTGCCCCTCATAGTCCTGAAAGGCCCACACCcacccatccctctccccacatcCAGATCCTACCACCCCACCTTCTAAGGCGCAGCTCCAGGGCCACCTGCTCTCAAGCTTTCCCTCACCTGAGCTCCCACTGCACTTTCTTGACTCAGTCCACTGCCTCGTCCTGGACTACTCCCCTCCCCAACTAGACTATAAAACCCCTGAGAACAGGATCTACATCTGACTTATCTCTGAAACATCCAGGGCCTGATAGAGACCCTGGTACACGCAGGGTAAGTGCTCAATGCagatttgctgaataaatgggaGACTGGGTGAGAGAACCACACCATGAAAGGCCACCTGCCTGACAGGGGAGCCCTGCTCCCAGCGGCATCACCCTCCCCAAGCCTCACCTTCCACATCAGCAGCACCAGCAGCGCCAGCACCAGCAGCCCGGCCAGTACAGCCAGAAGGATGGCCCACCAGGGGACTCCTTCTGCCACCACAGCCACGGGGTCCAGGTACACCATCACTGGGATCTGGGGAGCAAGGGGTTAAGGGAACAAGGGCTGGAGCAACAGGACAGAAGAGCTTCCCCTGCTTCATGCCCCCAGCCCAGCAGCTCACCACTGTGGAGGCATCTCTGAGCAGCAAGTTCTTGATGGAGGACTTCACGGTGATGTTGGCTTGAACAATCACTTCCAGGGACTTCACAGCCGAGTACTCCTAAGGGAGCAGGGAAGGAGACCCTCCTCCTAAATGCCCCTACGCCCCCACCTCCCCCGAGCTCCTGAAGTTATAAACGGAATGGTGCCCAACACGGAGGGTGTTTCTGCCTGTCTTGGGTTGAGAGTGTGCTGCATTTggacaggaaggaggaaggagaagtgaGCCCCAGGGCGGGGGTTGGGGAAGAGGATGCCCAGCCCAGCGCCCCAGCCTGACTCTCACCTCCAGGAAGGTGCTGTTCCAGAGGCGGCCCCAGACATGCAGCACAGCTGCACGGTCAAAGCTGTAGAGAGGGCAGCTGAACACCACGCAGCTGGCCGTGCCCTGGGTGCAGTCCTGTGGACCAGGACCCGCAGGGCTCTGAGCTGCTTGGCCCCAGCACCCTCACAAACGTGGTCACACAGACACTGTCTGCCCAGagccttccctccatccctccatgaGCCCCCATTTTCCCCTGGCTCTTCATTCAATATCTCTCCCATTTTCCTTACCTGGCTTCAAACTCccctcctccaagaagtcttcccAAACTAACCCTGTGGTCCAAAAGAGCAGCCTACCCCAAATCTGGGCTATTTGGCTTTGAAATGcatggggagcagggaggaggtcTCTTGACAGCAGCAGGAAGAGTATCTTCCCCAGTAGATGCTCATGTTACCTAATGACAGTCCCATATATTGAGCATCTATCTGCAAGGTACTTATCTCATTTAAATTCACAACTGTCCTGCAAGGTGcatattattatcatccccatttttcaaACTAGGAAATTAAAGTTCAAAGAGGCCAGGTGACctgcctcaggtcacacagctagcaaagcTGGAAAGAGGTGGAACGGATACTTGAACCCAGGTCCAGAGTGGGCAAAGCTGCGCTCCTCCGTGAAGCCCAAACTCACTGAATGAGCAGGAGGATGCCCGGAGCGGCTGGGGGGACAGGGGACTTAGGCCCTTCTCCTTCCACGCCTGACCTAAATCCATTTGGCCCAATCCCACCTAATGGCCCATTTGCCTAAAAATTAATGTTCTATCCATCACGCTGCCTATACAGAAGAATGGCCACTTTCGAGCAATTCAAGAATCCTTGGTCAATTTGTCTAAAAGTCATTTTAAGTAAAAGAATCCATTTCAAAGTTCTTAGCAAAAAGGGTGGCCTTTCAGAAGAAATCATTCACCTGGAGAAAGCAGGACTATCCATGTAACAGGGAAACAGCAGTTACACAAGCTCATACCACCCCTGAGGTGACTTCATTTGCTTTCCACCATGCTCTCAGGGAAGCTGAGGGCCCCCAGGAAGGATGGGCTGTGGCAGCGGAACTTCCTCCCAGACAGATGCCACCAGAGCTGGCCCAACTGCTGCCCTCCCCCTGCCAAGGTCTCTTTGCCCCTTTTTGCCTCTATTGCCCATCCTTTCCGCACCTGGGATTCACCTTCTGCCACCAGGCCAAGCACCCCCCGATCTGTGCCCCCCCCCCACTCTCACTGCCAGCGCCATCCTAAAAGGGACGAGTACACAGAGTCTGCGCTAATCTGCTCAGTGAGCCCCGCCAGGAACAAAACTGTGTGAAACGAGGAGGAAACGGGGAGGCAAAAGGGCTCGAAAAGGATAGGCTTAATGAATCACATAAATATACTATCGATTTAATTATTAGAACTTTTAAAACCTTCGAGTGTTTTTTGACATTGTGAAAATCAAGCAGGTTTCCTTATGCAAATTGACTTTCTGGCCTAAAAGAATTCAAAAGAATAACAAACAGATCTCAGAGATGGCTAAAACCACCCCCTATAAAATGTGACCTTTCATACACACGCAGGGAGAATCAACCGCGTGGGTAACGGGCTATGGTAAGTGCCCTGCTCTGGAGTGAACACCTGGTGGGCGTGggggagcggcggcggcggcagctgctTCACCGGTGTGATGTGAAGTGCCCTGTCACCTTGCCCCCGGTGTCTGTGACCATCACAGCTATTAACAGGCCACCCGGCACCCTGaagctccctgccctcccctccccccgccatcCTCTGTCCTACCACGTGCCCCACCCCATCCTGCCTGGGCCACGTGTGCCCCGCCCTCACCAGGGTGACGTTTTTCTTCTTCTCAGCAGAGGACACTAGCCACCAGGACGTGCTGGGCTCCGGCTGCTCGTGAGGCTCCCGTGGCTCCGGCTGCCCCAGCTCCCGCCGCCTCCTGTCCCTGCTGTCCACATCCTGAGGTGCGGAGGGGGCCCAGTGAGGGACAGGTGGCACCTCCTCCCCAGCACCCTCCTCCTGGCCCCCCGACCGGCCGCAGACCCCCAGCCCCATGGCATCCTTCCCGAAGTCTGACCACGCCCCACCCTGCTTctgcagccccacccacctcGCCTAAGCCTCACCAGGTGGAGGACGTTGGGCCTGGGGGAACAGAGTCCCCTCGTCCCCGGCCCCTGCCCGCCCTCCAGCTCCACCCGCATGGGGTACAGCAGCCACTTCCCGTTGGCAATCTCGTGGGGCCACATGATGTTGAGGAAGGCCGAGCCCAGGGTCTTGAGTGACTGGCCTTGGTTGGAGACCTGTGGGCACAAGAGAGTGCAAAGGACAGGTTCTAAATCCCCAGAGATGGAGGGGACAGGGCTGCGGGGAAGCCTCAGGAAGCACAGCTTCAACAAAGACTCAGGATCCTAGATCCAGGCACCATTCTCTGCCCACCCCAAACCCAGGAAAACCTGGAGATGTCCCCGGGAAATGCGGGGAGGCCCCAGCCAAGCAAGGGCAGGGTTCTAGGGAGAGACATCAGCCCTCCCCACTGTCCCCATCCACCAGCAGAGGCCCCTGGGCCCTCATGGCCTCCCCAGACCAGCAGGTGAGATGTCCAGTCAGGAATGAGCAGGAAATGGTCAACTGAGCCCTCAACACAAACACCTGCGCACGGCCAAGGCCCAGGAACTGGGGGAGGCCTCGAACCAGGCGCCAGATGGGAGAAAAGCCACAGCCCTCGGGACATGTCTCAGCTTCTCCTCTGTGCCAAGAAGGGAGGGACCTCACCAGGCCACTTACCGTAACCTCATACTTGACCTTGCTGCCCACATCCCGCTCAGACTGCATGGCGCTCTCGCCCCGCACCACGCCAGAGAAGAAGAGCTGCTGGGGAATGGCCACCCTGGTGAGGAGGGGTCAAAACAGGGGCTGAGGAGGCCTGGGGCCTGATGGAGGGTCAGGAGGGTCAGGCCAGGTGAGGCAGAGCCCAGGCCTGGGTCTGGGGGTAACAATGCCCACCCCTCTGGCGGAGGCGCCCCCCTGGACAAGGCTTACCCCGTGATGGACAGCGGCAGCTCGATGAAGACACGGGCTCGGGCAGAGACCGGCCGCAGCTCCTGCTCGCTGATCCTGGAGTGTGACAGGGGCAGGCGTGGGTGGCGGGCACAGGCACCACCCCAAGGGATCAGGTGAGGACAGCAGAGCCCTTTCTAGGTGGACTTCAAGCCActgcccccaccctcacccacccTGCCCCGCCAGCCTTACGTGGCCAACAGCAGCTCCACCTCCAGCTCTGTGGTCTCAATGGTGATCCCTGAGGTGCTAAGGATGAGGTAGAAGGTGACCTAGGCAAAGGGTGGAGCGAGATTAGAGTCTGGGAGGGCGAGGGGCTTGAGGAGGGGTCAGGGGTGAGAGAGCCACTCGGATAGGGATAAGGGCAGATATGCCGACCTGGGCACCTCTCTTCATGGGGTTCCCCAGCTCACACTCAACATGGGAGGCGTTCTCATTGGACAGGCACAGCGGCTTCTCCTggagtggggagagaaggagagatcaGCTTGGGTTACTGGAGCCCCCaagaccccacccctgccctgccccgggCCCTCACCGCAGGGTCCAGGGCCCGGACTCCTGAATAGtgcagagaggcagggagggtgaCCAGGAGCTGGGCTTCATGGGCGTCATCCCCATcagcctggggctgggctgggtccGAAGGCAGATTGGTGACCTTCAGCTCCAGGCCGATGACTGGCTGCCCACTCAGTGCAAACAGGGCTGTCGTCCCATCCGCATCCCTGGGGGGGTCAGATCCCACTCACTCTAAGACCGGAACACCTGCCCccgcctctcccttcctccttcccccgccAGTGCATGCTGCCTGCCCCCACTCCCCGaacctctcctcccaccctggcTCTCCCGAATCTCCGCACACACTGGTCCAAGCCTCAGACTCAAGAGAGTCAAGACTGGGAGTCAGGGGACCTTTGTTTCTGGCCCCAGCTTCAGCACTtactgaccttgggcaagtaacttaacctctctaggCCTCCGTTCTCCATCTCTAAAGTGGGACTAGTAATATTTTCCGCTTCATGGGGTTGTGAAGACTTAACAGTGAGATGTGTGTGaactgtgtaattttttttatatggtgAAGGCTTGTCACTCCCTGCCAGAGGAGCCCctgtgggcccctcactgccctCATCCTGCAAACTTCTGAGCTCTCGGCAGGTTCTCCCCACCTTCCACCTTCCACCCTCTCCCTGCAGGCTCAGCCCCCGCTCCCGCTGGCCCTCCCAAGGGGACTTCCTTCCGTCCCTTGATCTCTTGCCTTCCCACCCCACCTGCTCCCTCGCTCCCCCTCACATGGGCAGAGGCTGAAACTCCGTGTCGCTGACACGGGTGCAGAACCGGGCGTGGACCAGCTGCAGGTTGCTCTGACACACCTTGTCTtcaccacagccttgcttcagaAAGTGGATCTGGGGAGAGATTTGAAGAGGGGGTCATTCCCAGGGGGTGCATGTATCGCCAAGGCGTATGGCGGGGTAGAGGATCATGGGAATAAACAACCTGAGTTCAACCCGCAGATCTgctgcttcctagctgtgtgacaccCAGCTGGTCACCTAACCGCTCTGAGCTgtgtcctcatcagtaaaatgatggGAGTATTACGATGCCGTGGTAGAGAGCAGCAGGCTAGTCCACAGCGAGGCCGCATTTCCTTGGCCTTTCTTGCATGTAACTAAGTCCCAGACTTAGAACGTGAAGAGAAGTAAAGAGCATCACTTCCGGACTGGCCGTAAGACCCATACAAGGAAGTCCCCGCCCCCCTCCAACTGATGGGATAGAGGTGACCTAAGGACCTTGGAGGCCACATTTGAACATGGCAGACCCCCAGCACCCTGGGCCCCTGAATGACCGCCTGTCCCCTCTGACTAGGAACGCGTGATAATTTGGGCCATTTTACATCTGTGGCCCGCCTGTTACAGCATCTAGAGATATGAGGAACAACTGGGGTAGCATGAAAGAATTTTGCAAGCTATGAATGTCACTGGCGAGGGATTCACGATCCCTGTCCCTCCCAGCTTCTTTTCCTGGGCTAAATCAGAACGCATGCTCACCTCTGTCCGCTGGGTGCTGGGCTGGTGGGCATTGAGGATGGGGGCCACGGGGGGCAGCCCCTGGGCAGGAGCCTGTCGCCGGAGCCGAGGGGTCTGGAGACTATAGGACAGAGTCACCACGATGGCCCGAAGCTTGTCTTTGAcattctcctggggaagggaAAAGATAGACGTGAATGCAAGAACAACCCccagaccccagccctgcccaaagCCCCAGCCAGACCTAGGACAGATCCTGGAAAGAGGCTCAGGGAGACGAAGGAGAGAGGTGGAGAACTGGGCTAGCGGGGGGAGAGCAACTGGGGTGGAGAAGGGAGGACAGCCAGGATTTAGGGCTTCGGGGACCAGACGAGAAGACGGAACCTGCCGTGGCCATCTCCAGGGCGTATAGAACTTGACAGGAGATGCAAGAAAACGGCAGGTAAAAGAGAGGCCCGAAAGGGAGCCTTCCCAAAAGTCGAGATCTTAGACTGAGGTGTGAGTGTGTTTGGGAAGAAGATGAGAGGAAGCCGGGAAAAGAGACGATGCGATGACAATGACCCTCAGAGGCCAAGGGGTCAGCGTCCACCTGGAGCTGAAGCATAGTGTCTCCACAGACTCGGTCATGCTGGTGTTTCAGCCACACGGTGCCCGAGGCCTGGTGCTTGGGGTCATCCGGGCCACGGCTCAGGAAGGTTACACGGGGCACCTGTCCCCGGAGCCTCCGGTCCGTGTCCCCATCTAACGTGTACTCCAGGGCTGTggcaggtgggagaggaggggccGGTGAGCTGCAGAGCAGCTCCAATGGGCCCTTCTCTGCACCCCGGAGTGACCCCCCCCCTGACACCCAACGGGGTGAGCGTGGAGGGGCCTCACTCACCCACAGCGGGGCTGTAGCTGCTGGGCGATGCAATGTAGCTGAAACAGACCCTGAGGTCCATGCTGCGGGGACGAAGACAAGGCTGACAGGCCCGAGCCACACCCCAACCCTGcccactcctgccccagccccagccccaaaCTGGGTAGACAGGGGAGAACTGGACCCTGGAggctcccctccaccctcccctcggACCCCGCCTCACCAGACCGAGTGGCCACTGGCGCAGTTGGGCTGTTCTAGGTCGATGCTTCTTGGAAGAATAGAGACCTCGTGGGAGACGTGGAGGACAGGCCTggccctggggaagggggagtcCAGGGCACAGGAGACATGAGAACATGAGGCTGGGAAAGAGGAGAGGCGGCAGATCTGGcactgcagagcggctgggccttggggagggggaggccagCAGAGGAGGACGGCTCACCTGAAGAGCACGGCAGTGTCGGCCAGGGAGCCCACCAGCAGGTCCGGGTAGCGGTTCCCATCCACATCCAGGCCGCCCGACAGAGAGTAGCCAAAGCTCTTTATGCCCACAGCCTCGCCCTCCAGCACCTGGGGGACCAGACCATCAGCCTCCCCACCCATCAcaccccagcctctgcctccccctccctctgctgCTGTGCCCCCTGGGTCCCCCAGACACCCATTCCCTCATCCCCACCACTCCCCTCACCTGGGAAGGTTTGACGACAAGCCCCAGGCTGCTCCCGTGGTAGATAAAGACTTTCCCATCCCCGTCGAAGGGGGCCCCTACAGCAAGGTCTGCAGGAGTGGGAGGAAGGCAATCAGACCCGGGGGCTGAGGGTGGGAGGCCTGAGGTCCAGGCCCCTACTTTCCCTCAGTCACTCAGTTCCATACcctgtgttttctattttattgagaGGCTACTAAGTCCTGGGCACCTTACACATGTCATTTTTAATCCTTTCAGCTACTCTCTGCAGGCATCACTAGCTCAGAAAGGgtccttgcccaaggtcacaaagccggTAAATGGTAAAGCTCAGGCAGGAGCCCAGGTTGCTCCTCTCCCTGAGCCCTCAGAAGACCTTCCCCTTGACCTCAGAGGCACTTCtgcacccctgcccctcccccctccctcccccccttccccagccttccCTGTCCCCAGTCACACCTGGGAAGCCATCTTGGTTGAGGTCCCCCAGGACAGCCAGACTGATCCCAAACATGGAGTCAGGAGAGCCGCAGAGCCGGAGAGGGGAGACCCCAGCCCAGTGACCCCCCTGGTTCATGTACACATACACGGCACCCCCCAGTTCTTCTTGGCGCTCAAAGAAGTAGGGGGCACCCACTACCAGATCTGTCCAgctatggagagagagagacagccagTGGAGTCAGGAGGAGAGGCCAGAGGCCCCTCACCCCTCCTAGACCCAGCCGCCCCCAGGCTCCCCCCGCCTCAGCCCACTCTCACCCGTCATTGTTAAGGTCAGCCACCGCCAGCGAGTAGCCAAAGCCAGAGGTCAGGCGCTCCCCAGACAGCATAACTTCAGGCACCAGGCGACTGGCGCTGTCTTTGCGCAGAATGACCACAGCACCCTTGTGGTTGGCACGGGGGGCCCCTGCCACAAAGCTCAGCTCCTCTGCTCGCACCAGACTCTTCCCCGAGTCGATGGAGAAACCTGGATGGGGGCGACTCACCAGTGAGCTGTCCCCACCAGACTCCCAGCCAGGGTAGGTCACAgctcctcccaccctgcccctccctaACAGGGAGAGGTGCCCTCTGTGGCATCACCACCACAGCTGGACCACTCCTCTTCCCCTCCAGAGGCCCGGAAGCCCTCCCCACCCAGAGGCTAAGGTCTGGCACGAGAAGCGCGATGAGGTCGGCCTCAGGgactggggaggaaggagaaaggcaaTGGCTGAGAAGGCCAGGCcgctgggctgggggctgaggcacCGGCAGGAGCTGGGCCAGGGCGCCCCCATATGATTCCCTGGAACTGCTCTCCTCTCTGCACACCCAGGAGACCCCCATCCCATCCAATGCACCTTCTTTGCCCCCTACGCCCACCATCCTGGCAGGAAGAGGAAGACTTCACACGGACGGGAGAGGAAGAAAcggggggagatggggaggagtTTGATTCACGCAAGCTTCTCCCAGGCCTcgtttcctcctcttctgcagAAGGACGCGGATGAGAAAGGAGAGGGACTTACCAACACAGCTGGACCTTTCTCCGCACATGCCCACCATCCATCCCTCAGAGAAAGTCCCCCAGAGGCCTAGCCTCCTTCCTTCCTAGTACAGCCTCAGCCCATCTGGATCTTCCTCCATGGAGATCCCCGTTCACAGCCCCGAGGCTTCACCCCTGGGGCCTCTTCTCCTTGGGCCTGGTTACTGCGCTCAGCTCTTGTCTGTAACCTGGGCCCAGTGGGTGTTTCTCTGGGTGCGTgttggggggcagggcaggagaggtggggaggCCAGGCCAAGCCCCCAGGGCCCAGGAGGACGTGGAGGGGCGCTTACAAACCTAAGTAGCTATTCAGGGCCAAGTCTCCGGCTGGTCCTGGGAGCCGGTCAGCAGGGTCCAAAGTTTTATACACCAGCTGGTCAGGGTCTGAGCTATCAATGTTGGTCACAAAGAGCAACCctgcggggggcggggcagggaagACACCAGGGGAGGGACATCCAGAGGAGGGGCCACAGAgtggagagacagaggcagacagaaagaggaagaagtggAGAAAGAATACGAGAGAGACAAACAGACCAGAGAGATAAgaatcagagacagagacagagtgagggacagagacagagacggaAGGATGGGAGCATGGAGAGAGAGGacaagagagagaagcagagggttAGAGTGGCTCCGGGCCGGGGAGGGGTCCCTACCAAAGTAGCTGTTGGCAGGGACGGGGATGAGGCGGGGGTCCTGCTCCTTCTCACCCCCCGCCTCGTAGGGCCCGTCGTCCAGATGTGCCAGGTCCGCTGAGCCCTGCACACAGAGCTCCACCCTGGCCGTGCCTGCAAGGACAGACCTGTTAGTGCCCAGGGCAGGGAGCACGGAGCACCCGCAGGCCGGGCGCTAGTTAGACAGgcacccagggaagcccctcctcgcCTTTCCAGCCCTATCTCCACCCCCTCCCGGCCCAAGCTGCCTGGGGTCCCCCAGACTTGGCATCACACTCACCGAGTGTCAGCCCGGCCAGCGGCAGCGTGCGGAGATGGGAATGGGAGTGATGAGGTGTGGGCTGGTGTGTTGGAGCATGCGGGCCCCGGCTGGGCATGTGGGAGCTCATGCCAGCATGTTGCGGAACTCTCGGCCATGCGGAGGAGAGGCGATGGCCCCGTTCGTGTGCGTGCTGGCATGGCTGTGGTGAGAAGCGTGGCAGGGCCCCAGGGCTCCACGGCAGTGAACATGTGGGCGTGCTTGGCCACATGCTGCCCCCAACCCCCTCTCTGAGGTACTGGATACTTTggttcccttctcccctccccagggagtCACTCACCCTTCCAGTTATAGGTTCCTGGGGCCCCAAAGAGGAGGTAGTGGCTGTCGGGGGAGAAGGCAGCAGCCGTGCCCTGCTGGCAGAACCCAAATTGCTCGTGGCCCTGGGGACGTCCCTCACAGAACTTCCACTCCCCGCCATCCAGCTCATCGCGGACGGCCAGATCC from Pseudorca crassidens isolate mPseCra1 chromosome 11, mPseCra1.hap1, whole genome shotgun sequence includes:
- the ITGA7 gene encoding integrin alpha-7 isoform X5; translation: MAGTPGRDPWGAPGICYLLGSLLAGLLFPGAVAFNLDVMGALRKEGEPGSLFGFSVALHRQLQPGPQSWLLVGAPQALALPGQQANRTGGLFACPLSLEETDCYRVDIDRGADVQKESKENQWLGVSVRSQGPGGKIVTCAHRYEARQRVDQTLETRDVIGRCFVLSQDLAVRDELDGGEWKFCEGRPQGHEQFGFCQQGTAAAFSPDSHYLLFGAPGTYNWKGTARVELCVQGSADLAHLDDGPYEAGGEKEQDPRLIPVPANSYFGFSIDSGKSLVRAEELSFVAGAPRANHKGAVVILRKDSASRLVPEVMLSGERLTSGFGYSLAVADLNNDGWTDLVVGAPYFFERQEELGGAVLAVLGDLNQDGFPDLAVGAPFDGDGKVFIYHGSSLGLVVKPSQVLEGEAVGIKSFGYSLSGGLDVDGNRYPDLLVGSLADTAVLFRARPVLHVSHEVSILPRSIDLEQPNCASGHSVCMDLRVCFSYIASPSSYSPAVALEYTLDGDTDRRLRGQVPRVTFLSRGPDDPKHQASGTVWLKHQHDRVCGDTMLQLQENVKDKLRAIVVTLSYSLQTPRLRRQAPAQGLPPVAPILNAHQPSTQRTEIHFLKQGCGEDKVCQSNLQLVHARFCTRVSDTEFQPLPMDADGTTALFALSGQPVIGLELKVTNLPSDPAQPQADGDDAHEAQLLVTLPASLHYSGVRALDPAEKPLCLSNENASHVECELGNPMKRGAQVTFYLILSTSGITIETTELEVELLLATISEQELRPVSARARVFIELPLSITGVAIPQQLFFSGVVRGESAMQSERDVGSKVKYEVTVSNQGQSLKTLGSAFLNIMWPHEIANGKWLLYPMRVELEGGQGPGTRGLCSPRPNVLHLDVDSRDRRRRELGQPEPREPHEQPEPSTSWWLVSSAEKKKNVTLDCTQGTASCVVFSCPLYSFDRAAVLHVWGRLWNSTFLEEYSAVKSLEVIVQANITVKSSIKNLLLRDASTVIPVMVYLDPVAVVAEGVPWWAILLAVLAGLLVLALLVLLMWKMGFFKRARYPEATVPQYHAVKIPREDRQQFKEEKTGTILRNNWGGPRGGGPDAHPILAADGHPEPGSDGHPVPGTA
- the ITGA7 gene encoding integrin alpha-7 isoform X4 encodes the protein MAGTPGRDPWGAPGICYLLGSLLAGLLFPGAVAFNLDVMGALRKEGEPGSLFGFSVALHRQLQPGPQSWLLVGAPQALALPGQQANRTGGLFACPLSLEETDCYRVDIDRGADVQKESKENQWLGVSVRSQGPGGKIVTCAHRYEARQRVDQTLETRDVIGRCFVLSQDLAVRDELDGGEWKFCEGRPQGHEQFGFCQQGTAAAFSPDSHYLLFGAPGTYNWKGTARVELCVQGSADLAHLDDGPYEAGGEKEQDPRLIPVPANSYFGFSIDSGKSLVRAEELSFVAGAPRANHKGAVVILRKDSASRLVPEVMLSGERLTSGFGYSLAVADLNNDGWTDLVVGAPYFFERQEELGGAVYVYMNQGGHWAGVSPLRLCGSPDSMFGISLAVLGDLNQDGFPDLAVGAPFDGDGKVFIYHGSSLGLVVKPSQVLEGEAVGIKSFGYSLSGGLDVDGNRYPDLLVGSLADTAVLFRARPVLHVSHEVSILPRSIDLEQPNCASGHSVCMDLRVCFSYIASPSSYSPAVALEYTLDGDTDRRLRGQVPRVTFLSRGPDDPKHQASGTVWLKHQHDRVCGDTMLQLQENVKDKLRAIVVTLSYSLQTPRLRRQAPAQGLPPVAPILNAHQPSTQRTEIHFLKQGCGEDKVCQSNLQLVHARFCTRVSDTEFQPLPMDADGTTALFALSGQPVIGLELKVTNLPSDPAQPQADGDDAHEAQLLVTLPASLHYSGVRALDPAEKPLCLSNENASHVECELGNPMKRGAQVTFYLILSTSGITIETTELEVELLLATISEQELRPVSARARVFIELPLSITGVAIPQQLFFSGVVRGESAMQSERDVGSKVKYEVTVSNQGQSLKTLGSAFLNIMWPHEIANGKWLLYPMRVELEGGQGPGTRGLCSPRPNVLHLDVDSRDRRRRELGQPEPREPHEQPEPSTSWWLVSSAEKKKNVTLDCTQGTASCVVFSCPLYSFDRAAVLHVWGRLWNSTFLEEYSAVKSLEVIVQANITVKSSIKNLLLRDASTVIPVMVYLDPVAVVAEGVPWWAILLAVLAGLLVLALLVLLMWKMGFFKRARYPEATVPQYHAVKIPREDRQQFKEEKTGTILRNNWGGPRGGGPDAHPILAADGHPEPGSDGHPVPGTA
- the ITGA7 gene encoding integrin alpha-7 isoform X10; amino-acid sequence: MAGTPGRDPWGAPGICYLLGSLLAGLLFPGAVAFNLDVMGALRKEGEPGSLFGFSVALHRQLQPGPQSWLLVGAPQALALPGQQANRTGGLFACPLSLEETDCYRVDIDRGADVQKESKENQWLGVSVRSQGPGGKIVTCAHRYEARQRVDQTLETRDVIGRCFVLSQDLAVRDELDGGEWKFCEGRPQGHEQFGFCQQGTAAAFSPDSHYLLFGAPGTYNWKGFSIDSGKSLVRAEELSFVAGAPRANHKGAVVILRKDSASRLVPEVMLSGERLTSGFGYSLAVADLNNDGWTDLVVGAPYFFERQEELGGAVYVYMNQGGHWAGVSPLRLCGSPDSMFGISLAVLGDLNQDGFPDLAVGAPFDGDGKVFIYHGSSLGLVVKPSQVLEGEAVGIKSFGYSLSGGLDVDGNRYPDLLVGSLADTAVLFRARPVLHVSHEVSILPRSIDLEQPNCASGHSVCMDLRVCFSYIASPSSYSPAVALEYTLDGDTDRRLRGQVPRVTFLSRGPDDPKHQASGTVWLKHQHDRVCGDTMLQLQENVKDKLRAIVVTLSYSLQTPRLRRQAPAQGLPPVAPILNAHQPSTQRTEIHFLKQGCGEDKVCQSNLQLVHARFCTRVSDTEFQPLPMDADGTTALFALSGQPVIGLELKVTNLPSDPAQPQADGDDAHEAQLLVTLPASLHYSGVRALDPAEKPLCLSNENASHVECELGNPMKRGAQVTFYLILSTSGITIETTELEVELLLATISEQELRPVSARARVFIELPLSITGVAIPQQLFFSGVVRGESAMQSERDVGSKVKYEVTVSNQGQSLKTLGSAFLNIMWPHEIANGKWLLYPMRVELEGGQGPGTRGLCSPRPNVLHLDVDSRDRRRRELGQPEPREPHEQPEPSTSWWLVSSAEKKKNVTLDCTQGTASCVVFSCPLYSFDRAAVLHVWGRLWNSTFLEEYSAVKSLEVIVQANITVKSSIKNLLLRDASTVIPVMVYLDPVAVVAEGVPWWAILLAVLAGLLVLALLVLLMWKMGFFKRARYPEATVPQYHAVKIPREDRQQFKEEKTGTILRNNWGGPRGGGPDAHPILAADGHPEPGSDGHPVPGTA